GGCGGTTGTTGGCCCCTTGCTTGTTCTGCTTGCAGCTGTTCCacctgcggggacagggacacgcaGGTGACgtccccaggagctgccaggcgTTTGTCCCCTTCCCTGGGGTTTGTCCCTGTTTCTGGTTTCTGTCCTGgtgccaggacagggacagggacagggacaggaacaagaagaaggacagggacaggacagggatcaaggacagggacaggacaggggacaaggacagggacagggacaaggacaaggacagggacagggacaggggtgcAGTGGGTCACCaccctgctgccacctccctcctcacccctcAGCAACCTCACCCCTGACACAATTTTGGAAATCCGCCCAGCCTGGTGCCCTCGGTggtggcagctgtggctgtgggaCACCTGGAGCGGGGGTCCCACtgttcccccctccccaaatccctggcccTGCCGTGGCCCGGTACCTCTTGAAGGCGATGTAGGCCACCAGCCCCACCACCACGGCGGCCAGGATGGAGCAGTAGACGGGGATGAGGTTGTCGCTGGTGCCGTGGGTCACCACGGGCTGCGAGCTGCCCATGACGGTGGTGGCCGTGTCCGCCGCGGTGCTGGCCACCCCCTCGGTGCTCAGCGGCTCCCTGGTGGCCGGCTCGGGGCTCTCAGAGGCCCCCAGGGACGGGGCGTGCGTTGTCCAGCGAGGGTGGAGTCCTGCCAGGGCGGAGGGGAAGGGAAATCGGGATCAGGACGGGCATTTCCACAGGGATCTCCTCCCGAGGCTCTGGGGATGGCAGAGGTGACAGCCCTGCcatgtccccttgtccccaggctTGGCCTGGCTTGTCTCCAGGACAAGCCACAgctgtcccctgccctgggggTGGCTGGAGGTGGCCGTGGCTTTGTCAGCGttgtcccagcacagcccccttgGGGCTCAGCTCCCGCTGCCGGCCCCCAAATCCAGCGGAGATTCCCCAGATGCTCCCCCTccgccccaaatccaccccaggAGCGGGCTGAGGCAGCCCAGGTGCCCCACAGCCCGCACGGAGCCGCTCCCgcagtgccagggcctggaTTTGCCCCTTTCCCGGCCCCTGCCGGCTCCGTCCGGGAGTGACCCCGCTCCTGCCACACCCGAGCGTGTCCCAGGAGCAGCGGATCAGTCTGGTCTTGCCCCAGAGAAATACGTGGGtgccccatcccaccccatcctgAATTCCCTGTGCCTTCTGCGGGCCTTTGCccggtgccagggcagggccacgtcccccagccccatcccagagTGAGAATGAGCCGGGAATCGCCACAGGAGCCGGGACCTCGCCCTGTCACacccctgccagccccctgGGATCAGCgccgagctgggattgttccAAACTGGGatggtgccgagctgggattgtACCAAACTGGGattgtgctgggctgggatggtgccgagctgggattgtgCCAGGCTGGAATtcggccccgccggccccggggCCGCAGCGCTGTCGCAGGGGGGGGGTTGGTGGGGGTTGGTGGCATCCTGCCCTGCCGTGTCCCGGCCCCCGCTGCCCTTTGGGAGCCGCTCCCGAGCCCGCCGCGGACAAAGCCAGCCCTGTGTCCTTGACTTGTGGCTCCATTTACTCGACCCTTCCGCGGGAGCTGccccgctgcccggcccggcaGTGGCTGGCACAAAGCGCTTTTCTCCCTGCCGCGCTCGGGGCAGGGAGTGACGCCGCTCCTGCCCGGGAACTGCCGCTGGCCCTGCCGAGGAGCCCcggctggagcagccccggctggagcagcccctctggagcagccctggatgGGGCAGCCCCTCTGGAGCAGCCTCTCTGGAGCAGTCccggctggagcagcccctctggagcagccccggctggagcagcccctcTGGAGCAGCCCCGCATCCTCCAGGAGCTCGGCACAGCTCTGACTTTTGCTCTGCCCCtgtttccccccttttccccttccccgcggggctggagctgtgcttggGATGCCGACGGGGACAGGCAGGAAGCCCCAGCTCCTTTCTCTCGCCCAGCGCTGCCAGATCCCAGCGCCGCTCCCTAAAGCCAGGCCGAGCCGCGCCTCGGCAGCTCCACCGGCAGTGTCCCTGGGTGACAAAGACAGCGACACCGGGCACGGCTCTTACCCCGGCACTCCGCATCCGCCACCGGCGTGCACTCCCGCACCAGCACCTCGTTCTCCTCGCACGtggtgcagggcaggcaggggtcCACGAAGTTGGCCTCGCTGGAGAAGGTGCCCTCGGGACACTCCTCGCACACCGTGTCCTGCGAGTCCTTGCAGGGGAACATGAGGCCGAAGCCCACCTCGCAGACGCGGCACTCGCGGCAGCTCCCGCTGGCCGCGTCCTGGAAGTAGCCGTAGGCGCAGCGGCACACGGCGTCGTCGGTCTCGACGCAGGGCGCCGACATGCTCTGCAGCCCCTCGCACTGCGTGCACGGCTTGCACGGCTCCGTGGCGCTCACCGTGTCCGAGAAGGTGACACCTGCGGGGGCCGGGAGATGCTGGTTGGGATCAAATCCCTGCTTCCCACCCCAGCGTTTCCCTCTGGGGTCAGGGGGAGAGGGGTCCTCCCTCTgtgcccccctcccccccagaCTCAGCTTCCTGTTAACTCCTTCTGCATTCCCACAGAAATTCCCAGCTCCACATCTCCCAGGCCCATTGACACCTTCCCCATTCCCCAGCAATTCCCAGTTTGGAGCATCCTTCCAGGCTCCTTTTCCCATTAACATCATCCCCGTTCTCGCCTCCTCATCCCATTCCCGCCTCAATTCCCAGCTCCGCGGGGGTCCAGCCCGGCTGCGCTGCCCCCAGCGCCCATCCCAGCGCTCTCTGCTCACGCCCCGGCGCtaattcctggttttattcCCATTTCCGACCTCCCGACGGTCCCTCCGCGCATCCCCGCTCCTCACATCCCGTCACTTTCTCCTCCACATCCTCCCGGGGGTCCCCCGCGCCCCCTGCCCGGCCGCGTGTCCCCGGCTCGGGATGCGATGCGGTGACATCGCCGAACCGCTGACTCTGCCTGACCCCGCGGCTCCTGCGCTCCGGTTTCATCCCGCAGGACGCGCTGCTGCCGGGGAAATCAATCCCCGCGCCTCGCTGTGCCCGCTCCCGGAGGagtttggggatatttttaGCCCCggaagagggagaggagccCGTCCTGGAGGgcgcagctgctgctgcccccgcGCCGGCCGCTCCCGGCGATCCCACCGGAGCCCCGGCCCCATCCCGggggaattccagccccagggatggagaaggggCCGGGATCCCTGCGCTGCTGGGCCTCGTGCCGACCCCCGGTCAGCCCCAGGGATGGTGCTGGGAAtggctcctgctcccagcagcttccctggggacaccgaGCGGTTTGGGACAGGAATTTCGGGCTGCTCCGGAGGGGGATGAAGCGCCCCAAACCCCCGGGAACGGGCGGGATGGGAGGGACGGGGCTTCCATCCCAGCCTCGGCAGCGAATCTTTCCCATCCCCAACACCTTCCCTCACCCTGTGCCTGCGTGTCCTGCGCCTCCCCTGGGGATTTCCCTGGATCTGCAGAGGATGTGGAATCacaaaatcctggaatggtttgggtcagGAGGGACTTTAAACCCCAGCCAgtccctgcacagggacacctcccgctatcccaggctgctcccaagCCCGTCCTCGGACACTCCCGGGGACGGGGCAGCCACGGCTGCCCTGGGCACGCTGTCCCCGCCGCTGCCAGCCCCGCGGTGGCcgagcagcccctgccccgtGCCCGGCCGGGCGAGCAGCgccggagcagccccggggcggCACACGCGGCTCCCATTAACCTGGGCTCATCCCTCGCATTATCCTGAATTATTGATGGGCGCCATTAGAGCGGGGAAGTGGCCAGGAAAGGCTTTCGGCTGAGTGGGCACATTTGCAGTGGCAGCCGAAGGTATCTGAGCTGAGCAATTACAGCCCAGATTCAAACGGGCCCCTCgcccccatccctccctcccccggAGGCTGCGAGGGATAAATAAATCATGAGGCAGCACCCGGGCACTGGGGAGGGCTGGaatggggggaaaagagggaatcAGAGCAAACCCCCCCCTTTTGGGGTGGTTTCTGGCAGCCCCCCCGGGCTTTGGCGGGGGCCGGGCTTTGGTTGCAGCTGATTTTTTCCGGAACGATTCCCCCGGCGGGTCGGGAACGCGTCCAAGGGAGTGCTCGGAGGAGGCAGCCCGGGGTGCAGGTGGGGACCCTCGGCCCTGGGCCGTGCCCGCATTCCTGGGGCagaggctgtgccaggagcgGGGCTGCCTCCACCTGCCCGGCCCGCGACAGCGGGATCCGGGGAGATccgggggggtcccagggggtccAGAGGGATCCAGGGGGTTccagaggggtctggggggatcCAGGGGATTCCAGAGGGATCTGGGGAGATCCGGGGGGCTCCAGAGGGATCCAGGGCCACAGGGgtcctctccccatcccagcaaGGGACGGCTGAGGTGTTTGCAGGTTTCCTTCCCTCCACATCCCAAAATCCTTCTCAGGGAAGAGCTGAGGGTGGAGAGGAGTTTTCCCTCGGTGAGATCCGTCCCTCGCTGGGATCCATCCCTCACTGGGATCCGTCCCCTCACTGGGATCCATCCCTCACTGGGATCCATCCCTCACTGGGATCCATCCCCTCACTGGGATCCGTCCCCTCACTGGGATCCGTCCCCTCACTGGGATCCGTTCCTCACTGGGATCCATCCCCTCACTGGGATCCATCCCCTCATCCAGGAGGGATCCAGCCCCGTTTCCCGGCCAGGCGCAGGGAGGCAGCGCCGTCCATCGATTTCTCAGGACGCTGAGGTATTTTTAGCCCTGCCCTCgctctgctctgtccctgctcggctcctccagcctcctctgcctcctgtccgctccttcccagccccgctccggcCCTTCCCCCTCTCCCATCGCCTTCCTGGAGccgcccgggccgggctggcACCGCTGTTCCCGGCAGATCCCCGGCAGATCCCCGGCAGATCCCCGGCAGATCCCCGGCAGATCCCCGTCCTCCCGCCCCGGAGCGCTCCCGGCGCTGCCTGGCGAGGGCAGGGCGCTCCCGGCGTTGTGTGACAGCGATCCTGGCCCCGCTCCTCTGCCGGCGCCCCCGCGGGGCTCGCCCGCGTCTCCCACCGACATTTATGGAGCGCTGGACTCGGGAGCCGTGCCTGGAGAGCGCctgcccctccctccctccctccctgccggGGTTTGCCTCTCCCTTCTCAGTTTTGTTGCGATCTTTGTGGCCTTTGCAAggttggaaattaaaaaaaaaaaaaaaaaaaaaaaattaaacgGGAGACGTGGCTGGGGGTGGATCTGAGGTCAGTCGGGGTGGGCTGGGGGACTTTTTGGGGATAAATGTTGGGCCAGCAGGTGAGAGAGAGCaaggatggggctgggaatgaTCCCCAGGGTGGGGAGGGATCCCCAGGACGCGTCCTTGCAGGGACGCTGGTGCCAGAGCAGGGAGTCCGGGAATATCCCAATCCCGAGGCTCCTCCCGTGCACGGCACCATCCCAAACCAGCCCCCTCTCCCCCGTGCCTGAGAGCGCTGCCCAGACCCCGCTGTGGGGCTGTGCCCCTCCCCGTGCCCCAAACTCCCATTTTGGGGGAAGAATCTCCCGTTTTGACCAATCCTTTCTCCAGTGACCCGGCCCGAGCCcctcctggctcagcagggggGTGACCCGGGAACGCTGCGACGCTTCCAGGAGGGAACGAGGGATGCTCGGGGAGAGCCCGCGGGCTGTCCCGGGCGCTGGGGGTACTCACTGTCCAGGCAGGGCTCGCAGACGGTCTGGTTGACCCCGCAGGGCTGCACCACGCCCTCGCCCACGTTGCAGACCCGGCAGCACTCCCCGCTGGCCGTGAACAGCTTGGAGAAACACTCGTCCTTGGAGGCGCCGGCGGGGCCCTGGCGGCAGAGCAGAGCCGGGAGGTCACTCCTGTCACCCCGGGGGATGTGACAGCCGGGGCAGggcctgctctggggacaccccacTCGTGCTACATGCAGGTTTGGGAGGGAAAAGCGCTTTTCCAGGCAAAATTCACTCCTCAGGGAAGGCCCTGCCGAGTTCTGCGGCTGCAGGGAGCCGGGAGGGCCCcaggggtgttttggggtggtgtgGCCTCGGTTTGTCCTTGTCCCTCCCTCAGCCACCTCCCCTAAGGGCACTGCGCCGTCCCGGGGggctcagcccttcccagcctggggaatgggagaggagaggagaaattCCTGCCTCGATGGAGGGTCTGGAGAGCCTGGCTGGCACCTctgccccccaaaacctccGGGCACCAGAAATGAGATGGAAATGAGGAactgaaggagcagcaggagcttcGGTGACCTCCCTGCGTGCTGGCACCGGCTGTCCCCGCTGGTACAACCTGTCACCACCCCCGAAAGCCACAAACCTCCCACGGGCCCTCTGCAGCCCGGGGAGGGCCGAGCTgctccccaaaacctctcctGGCCAGACGGCGGGGGGCAGGAGCCCTGTCCCGCAGGTCCCAGCCCTccccctgctccctctgctcgcagccccggggccgctccgTCCCTTTGCCACCCACCCACGGCTGATTTTGGGGAAGAGGGGGGAGAGGCTCGGGGGAGCATCTGGCGGCCTCGTCAGCGCCTTGGCCGCGTCTCCGCGCTCGGTGCGGCGCTCGGAGCTCCGCGCGCCGCATCCGGCGGGGCCGAGACAATGGAGCGCCAATTCCAGGCAGCTGAATGACAAAGTGCTCCAATTACCCGGCGCTGCGAGGCGGCcgctccccctccccgccgcGGCTCCGCCAGCCCGCCCTGGCAGCCCCTTTTTTCCAGACCCTTTTTCCAGGCCCTTTTTCCAGACCCTTTTCCCAGACCTTTTTCCCAGGCCCTTTTTCCAAGCCTTTTTTCCAGACCCTTTTTCTAGATCCTTTTCCCAGACCCTTTTTCCAGACCCTTTTCCCAGACCCTTTTTCCAAACCCTTTCCCCAGAACATTTTTCCAGACCCTTTTTCCAGATCCTTTTTCCAGACCCTTTTCCCAGACCCTTTCCCCAGAACATTTTTCCAGACCCTTTCCCCAGACCGTTTTTCCAGACCCTTTTCCCAGACCCTTTTCCCAGGCCGTTTTCCCAGGCCCCTTTTCCCACTCCGGGTGGGCAGGAGGGATTGGAATATCGGGAatcct
This genomic window from Anomalospiza imberbis isolate Cuckoo-Finch-1a 21T00152 chromosome 22, ASM3175350v1, whole genome shotgun sequence contains:
- the NGFR gene encoding LOW QUALITY PROTEIN: tumor necrosis factor receptor superfamily member 16 (The sequence of the model RefSeq protein was modified relative to this genomic sequence to represent the inferred CDS: inserted 1 base in 1 codon; deleted 1 base in 1 codon) gives rise to the protein MLRGRGGGGGGGGGGGTCSPFLAPPRRRAAERGQPGRAPAFGGVXRPRSPRAMAGLLPLLLLLLPAGPAGASKDECFSKLFTASGECCRVCNVGEGVVQPCGVNQTVCEPCLDSVTFSDTVSATEPCKPCTQCEGLQSMSAPCVETDDAVCRCAYGYFQDAASGSCRECRVCEVGFGLMFPCKDSQDTVCEECPEGTFSSEANFVDPCLPCTTCEENEVLVRECTPVADAECRGLHPRWTTHAPSLGASESPEPATREPLSTEGVASTAADTATTVMGSSQPVVTHGTSDNLIPVYCSILAAVVVGLVAYIAFKRWNSCKQNKQGANNRPVNQTPSPEGEKLHSDSGISVDSQSLHDQQPPGQGTQGPAPKADGSLYSALPASKQEEVEKLLGSSAEDTWRQLAGELGYKEDLIDSFTREESPARALLAHWACRESATLDALLAALRRVQRGDIADSLASESTATSPV